The following proteins are co-located in the Candidatus Latescibacter sp. genome:
- a CDS encoding TIGR00730 family Rossman fold protein, with protein MTDSSQKPFSVCVFCASSDVIPTVYRDAARMLGRNMAVREMSLVYGGGNNGLMGVLAREMHECGGKITGVIPLALKDRGYAYEKADAIIVTDGLRERKAVMEERADGFLGLPGGFGTLEEMIEIITLKQLNMHVKPIVFLNINSFFDGLLNQFEICYRERFISEEYRSLHLVTDSIDEALDYLKK; from the coding sequence ATGACTGATTCTTCACAAAAACCATTTTCGGTCTGCGTATTCTGCGCCTCAAGCGACGTGATACCCACAGTGTACCGGGACGCCGCCCGGATGCTGGGGAGAAACATGGCGGTGAGGGAGATGTCCCTGGTTTACGGCGGCGGGAATAACGGTCTCATGGGGGTGCTTGCAAGAGAGATGCATGAGTGCGGGGGGAAAATTACCGGGGTCATACCCCTTGCGCTCAAAGACCGGGGATATGCGTATGAAAAGGCGGACGCGATCATCGTCACCGACGGCCTCCGTGAGAGAAAAGCCGTTATGGAGGAGCGTGCGGACGGTTTTCTCGGCCTGCCCGGGGGGTTCGGAACGCTGGAGGAGATGATCGAGATCATCACATTGAAACAACTGAACATGCACGTAAAACCCATTGTATTTCTCAATATCAACAGCTTCTTTGACGGCCTTCTCAATCAGTTCGAGATTTGTTACCGGGAGAGATTCATTTCTGAGGAATACCGGAGCCTGCACCTGGTTACCGATTCAATCGATGAAGCGCTGGATTATTTGAAGAAGTGA
- a CDS encoding Mut7-C RNAse domain-containing protein encodes MPKKAIFRFYEELNDFLPPWRKKVPFTVEFKGNPAVKDSIEALGVPHSEVDLILSNGVSVPFSYHMQDGDMVSVYPVFESIDITSATRLRAEPLRELKFIADVHMGKLARYLRLLGFDCNYNKDYTCSEITAIAQKEKYVILTRNISLLKIKSVSRGYWIRSQYPVEQAREVINRFDLAASVRPFSRCMVCNGIVTIIDKESVKSELEPETSRYYHEFYRCISCKRIYWKGSHTIKLLSLISTIVKKNTEEWKQNQE; translated from the coding sequence ATGCCTAAAAAAGCCATATTCCGTTTTTATGAAGAACTCAACGATTTTTTGCCTCCTTGGCGGAAAAAGGTTCCATTCACGGTTGAGTTTAAAGGAAATCCAGCGGTAAAAGATTCCATCGAGGCGCTTGGAGTTCCTCACTCGGAGGTGGACCTTATTCTCTCCAATGGTGTTTCCGTACCTTTTTCCTATCACATGCAGGATGGAGATATGGTTTCAGTTTACCCCGTATTTGAAAGCATCGATATAACCTCTGCAACCCGCCTGCGGGCGGAACCCCTGCGCGAATTGAAATTTATCGCCGATGTGCACATGGGCAAACTGGCTAGATACCTCCGATTGCTCGGATTTGATTGCAATTATAATAAAGATTATACCTGTTCCGAGATTACGGCGATTGCCCAAAAAGAGAAATATGTCATTCTTACCAGGAATATTTCGCTCCTGAAGATAAAATCGGTCAGCCGGGGATATTGGATACGGTCTCAATATCCTGTGGAACAGGCCAGGGAAGTAATCAACCGCTTTGATCTTGCAGCAAGCGTAAGACCTTTTTCACGGTGCATGGTATGCAACGGGATCGTTACTATAATTGACAAGGAATCTGTCAAGAGCGAACTGGAGCCGGAAACAAGCCGGTATTATCATGAATTCTACCGATGCATATCCTGTAAAAGAATTTACTGGAAAGGCTCCCATACTATCAAATTACTAAGCCTTATCAGTACTATTGTCAAGAAGAATACAGAAGAATGGAAGCAGAATCAAGAATAA
- a CDS encoding gliding motility-associated C-terminal domain-containing protein gives MRRCIKYCAMIVFLAGLVLIPFAGHSGATVTAAKDSTWNAWPNTIYYVARLSGPNTPYKDPVVYITAADKYTLYINGQLIGSDDKPGTVDKYPLTGSFTDFFIGIKVENYGVGSGNGVMIDIKYDVDNKDTTVVKTWIGTSLMKRRSTYINNVITAYPVLWYYFIGDIQTTLGKADWYNVINSADFFDVTTVPAKPNNISTFKDSQKNPLFRWVISGAMANLNYTPSDKHIEIVSGYVGNLDTGSINGGGFSLRRYDGENIAFLRPSVDYRLTDGDLTVGFPYTGDPTGDSNAKQVDLQDYYLLNKMVIYTGGSNPQNWVTDSPRAFYVQTGTTESYTTLNLIDNVGVSNASNGGYDFAEVSFPPTYARFARFNIYKARIKPPNIGEMMVYGSGYLYKATYESPWIGLGDPTKPKTFGKVTWAGDIPAGAGPNCTITVQTQTRYRLPDSTPSVSSAWSVAHTEKSFDFDSPEPATEFKYKVYLETDHISRTPVFRAISVGYTTDQPIADGKASITPVEVKMGELTNFVYNVDYSLNTGQNLKTMSILVPNYSKVDSVYSSDAKKLILFTADTSKGDKITLTFTNPVTNTDGKSPDNLKIYFRTTLLTNSFIFASFVSNDLGNDNTGALNLREDPIKHWVVTTSNIVSGIVENVQARPKAFTPNGDNRNDYTVIEFRLAKAETKVKIKIYDTAGNLVRKLYEGKLTPRDYVGNNDPGRWDGTKDDKKTLVPPGIYVYQVIGDTDDGLKVGSGAVAVAY, from the coding sequence TTGCGGAGATGCATTAAATACTGTGCAATGATTGTGTTTCTGGCCGGGCTTGTCCTTATTCCCTTTGCAGGTCATTCCGGGGCTACGGTTACAGCGGCAAAAGATTCAACATGGAATGCTTGGCCAAACACAATTTATTATGTTGCGCGTTTATCCGGGCCCAATACCCCGTATAAAGATCCGGTAGTTTATATCACGGCTGCGGACAAATATACGCTCTATATCAACGGGCAGCTTATCGGTTCGGATGATAAGCCTGGGACGGTAGATAAGTATCCATTGACTGGTTCATTTACTGATTTTTTCATCGGGATTAAAGTTGAGAATTATGGCGTTGGCAGTGGCAACGGAGTCATGATTGATATAAAATACGACGTCGACAATAAGGATACTACGGTAGTCAAGACCTGGATCGGCACGTCACTCATGAAACGGCGCTCCACATATATTAACAACGTAATTACTGCCTATCCGGTTCTATGGTATTACTTTATCGGGGATATTCAAACGACTTTGGGGAAAGCGGATTGGTATAACGTAATCAATAGCGCCGATTTCTTCGATGTTACCACCGTGCCTGCGAAACCAAATAATATCAGCACATTCAAGGATAGTCAAAAAAATCCGCTTTTCAGATGGGTTATCTCCGGCGCCATGGCCAATCTTAATTATACGCCGTCTGACAAGCATATTGAAATTGTATCCGGGTATGTTGGCAACCTTGATACCGGCTCAATAAACGGCGGTGGTTTCAGTCTCCGGAGATATGATGGAGAAAATATTGCATTCCTTCGTCCTTCGGTAGACTATCGACTGACCGACGGTGATTTGACGGTGGGATTTCCCTATACGGGAGACCCGACAGGCGACTCGAATGCGAAACAGGTTGACCTTCAAGATTATTACCTTCTTAATAAAATGGTTATCTATACCGGAGGCTCCAACCCGCAGAACTGGGTGACTGACTCTCCCCGTGCATTTTATGTCCAAACCGGAACGACTGAAAGCTATACAACATTAAACCTCATTGACAACGTTGGTGTATCGAACGCAAGCAACGGCGGATATGATTTTGCCGAGGTTTCTTTCCCGCCGACGTATGCACGCTTTGCCCGTTTTAATATTTATAAGGCGAGAATCAAGCCGCCGAACATTGGCGAGATGATGGTGTACGGTTCCGGCTATTTATACAAAGCCACCTATGAATCACCCTGGATCGGTCTCGGCGATCCCACGAAGCCCAAAACTTTCGGCAAGGTAACCTGGGCTGGCGATATTCCGGCGGGAGCAGGTCCCAATTGTACAATCACGGTGCAGACACAGACCCGGTACCGTCTCCCCGACAGCACACCTTCTGTTTCCAGCGCCTGGAGCGTTGCACACACCGAGAAGAGTTTTGATTTCGATTCTCCCGAGCCGGCGACCGAATTCAAGTACAAAGTTTACTTGGAAACCGATCACATTTCCAGGACGCCGGTATTTCGGGCTATTTCGGTCGGTTATACCACCGATCAGCCGATAGCTGACGGAAAAGCATCCATTACTCCCGTTGAGGTAAAAATGGGTGAGTTGACGAATTTCGTCTATAACGTGGATTATTCGCTTAATACCGGTCAGAATTTAAAAACTATGTCAATTCTGGTTCCCAATTACTCCAAAGTGGATTCTGTGTACAGCTCTGATGCAAAGAAACTGATTCTTTTTACCGCTGATACTTCCAAAGGCGATAAAATTACCTTGACTTTTACCAATCCGGTCACGAATACGGATGGCAAGAGCCCTGATAACCTGAAGATTTATTTCAGAACTACTCTTCTGACCAATTCCTTTATATTTGCATCTTTTGTTTCCAATGATCTGGGAAACGACAACACAGGCGCTCTGAACCTGCGTGAAGACCCTATCAAGCACTGGGTGGTAACCACCAGCAACATCGTTTCCGGCATTGTTGAAAATGTTCAGGCCAGGCCGAAAGCATTTACCCCGAATGGGGATAACAGGAACGATTACACGGTAATCGAATTCAGGCTGGCCAAAGCAGAAACAAAAGTAAAAATCAAGATTTACGACACTGCCGGCAATCTGGTGAGAAAACTGTACGAAGGCAAATTGACTCCCCGGGATTATGTGGGTAATAACGATCCCGGGCGCTGGGACGGTACGAAGGATGATAAAAAGACACTGGTGCCGCCGGGAATTTACGTGTATCAGGTGATTGGAGATACGGACGACGGTCTGAAGGTAGGTTCCGGTGCGGTTGCGGTGGCATACTGA
- a CDS encoding fibronectin type III domain-containing protein, whose translation MKKVWLYLCGIALAFTFFSGCDSSPGQPYFDVTPPAVPQGLTIDRIGNGAVQLSWTAVRDEDLRGYSVYWRGGAQIDTLNANKLFTTSNAASISGLDYNTIYFFAVTSLDQSGNESAFSSQQRGIPSNITSPSPPSEVDLVGENIDYPKITVFWTANTEPDLAYYRVYRALTPGGLADSTSYIAPVTKENYADIKVEIGVVYFYRITAVDKGGWESVPSSVISDYVLSKALLISPVNFGYVGAVPTFTWTSVPGAKKYNVVVTTSRIGGEILNVEVDNSITRFVYNGKTRLISGNTYYWRVGAISRSEINSVSDIGSFVVQGQ comes from the coding sequence ATGAAAAAAGTGTGGTTGTATCTGTGCGGAATTGCGTTGGCGTTTACGTTCTTTTCCGGCTGTGATTCTTCTCCCGGTCAACCCTATTTTGATGTCACACCCCCGGCTGTCCCCCAGGGGCTGACCATCGACCGTATCGGGAACGGAGCGGTACAGTTGTCCTGGACAGCGGTCAGGGATGAAGACCTCAGGGGATATTCTGTATACTGGCGCGGCGGCGCACAAATAGATACCTTGAATGCAAATAAACTTTTTACAACTTCGAACGCCGCATCTATCTCCGGGCTGGATTATAATACTATTTACTTTTTTGCGGTGACCTCTCTGGATCAGAGCGGCAACGAGAGCGCTTTTTCTTCCCAGCAGCGTGGAATTCCCTCAAACATCACCAGCCCTTCACCTCCTTCAGAAGTGGACCTGGTCGGCGAGAATATCGATTACCCCAAAATCACCGTCTTCTGGACGGCGAATACCGAGCCAGATCTCGCTTATTACAGAGTGTACCGTGCACTGACCCCCGGCGGTCTTGCGGACAGCACCTCGTACATCGCCCCAGTGACAAAAGAAAACTATGCCGATATCAAAGTGGAAATAGGGGTGGTGTATTTTTACCGGATAACCGCAGTTGACAAGGGGGGCTGGGAAAGTGTGCCGTCTTCGGTAATAAGCGATTACGTACTTTCGAAAGCCCTCCTCATCTCTCCGGTGAATTTCGGGTATGTGGGTGCAGTTCCGACATTTACCTGGACCAGCGTTCCGGGCGCCAAAAAATACAACGTTGTTGTCACTACTTCGCGAATCGGCGGTGAAATTTTAAACGTCGAAGTAGACAACTCCATTACCCGATTCGTTTACAACGGGAAAACGCGGCTCATCAGCGGGAACACCTATTACTGGAGGGTGGGCGCCATTTCGAGGAGTGAAATAAACTCGGTCAGCGATATCGGTTCTTTTGTAGTTCAAGGGCAATAG
- a CDS encoding heparinase II/III family protein gives MNNKVWLLALACGIAHDTCHPELVSGSDGIYPSSHAVKVTLPKQAASPKALYKKYDREAVLKKAAADTRYADLIQGAKSSVAQLTALRDEQLRGLIPPAKTKRALMVHRKGCPVHGGGVSVYQPFGTSPDISLPLAVRCPIGKEVYPNKDFPDDGQGWLDNRPDSPTKGEKYYFVGWFNEWFLNSLPGRIKTLAQLSFLTGEEKYSHTAQVLLQRFMEVYPDIDGNDLTYDGTDWGVYIKMTATMWEGPALLSLVKGVELLLPTLSDDFVRDFQKKVIRPAFEAYRTKPAPSNWGNVWNAPFAKFSNVTGDREIMEYLLWEHPVAAAPTLDNQFFRDGFPYEAAFSYGSHYLNDSRDIARELGANGDWMWMHPHLREAFPAYANLISLDKFTPNYGDTGGLTNRGMTLDAPLLMDAFKRYPTPVVARYLLQAWALGGMRSSVTIDDLFEEKTTVDPEEVKRVAAQAPPLMSTLAPVRGFAVMRTGTGDNRTELFLDFGYAHTAHSHADRLNINIFAAGREFIPEMGYPEYMDSIAPSPGGWTTHTVSHVTVEVNEKRQLEGVFGDLHAFVEADGLRYVDASCEDAYVHCGVTLFRRSLVLIDIPDGAYTVDIFRVRGGNKHDYLFHSFPRDAALDGPTLSAPRKGTLAGENVEFGFKPEGIFPYQVDNSGYQYLFDVQTCDMSKPYTARWTADDKVAFSALFIPDGTETFMLTKGYPRPSSKSLPPMPFLVRRKLPSVPDAISTFASVLSVERTKPYILEAKRVQFASASDPTAYGILIRHTWGEDLVLSTTSTTGRAVAADGKFSLTGQLGVASWRNGKLERLTLVGGTDFSVDGQSVRLAAPEVKAVVKEVRDDSLVLDRALPASAAGQVIFAERKPVESSYWVKAVKGAAIEVTPGTWIGRGRADRYDESKGTIFDSRDIFPLGEKRNRLADITGMKYPEGNRNYYAGAWLVAEDGAARYRLKTGGFPGFVLDPAQNLSGVARDFPKGKTFLLYDLGPGDAVRILNTKQVVF, from the coding sequence ATGAACAATAAAGTTTGGCTTCTCGCTCTGGCCTGCGGGATTGCGCATGACACGTGTCATCCTGAACTCGTTTCAGGATCTGATGGAATTTATCCCTCATCTCATGCGGTAAAGGTCACCCTGCCCAAGCAGGCTGCTTCACCGAAGGCTCTCTATAAAAAATACGACCGCGAGGCTGTCCTGAAAAAAGCCGCCGCCGATACACGCTATGCGGACCTAATCCAGGGCGCCAAAAGCTCGGTTGCCCAATTGACGGCTTTGAGAGATGAACAGCTCCGGGGGCTGATCCCTCCGGCCAAAACCAAGCGGGCGCTCATGGTACATCGCAAGGGCTGCCCGGTGCACGGCGGCGGTGTCTCGGTATACCAGCCATTCGGGACATCGCCTGATATATCCCTGCCGCTTGCGGTGCGCTGCCCGATCGGGAAAGAAGTCTATCCCAACAAGGATTTCCCGGATGACGGCCAGGGGTGGCTGGATAACCGCCCTGACAGCCCCACAAAAGGGGAGAAATACTACTTCGTGGGGTGGTTCAACGAATGGTTCCTCAACAGCCTGCCCGGACGCATAAAAACCCTTGCCCAGCTCTCATTCCTCACCGGCGAAGAGAAGTACAGCCATACCGCCCAGGTGCTCCTTCAGCGGTTCATGGAAGTATATCCGGACATAGACGGCAACGACCTCACCTATGACGGCACAGACTGGGGCGTTTATATCAAGATGACCGCCACAATGTGGGAAGGCCCGGCGCTCTTGAGCCTTGTCAAAGGGGTTGAGCTGCTCCTCCCCACCCTCTCCGACGACTTCGTGCGGGATTTTCAGAAGAAGGTCATCCGTCCGGCGTTCGAGGCCTACCGCACCAAACCCGCGCCGAGCAACTGGGGGAATGTATGGAACGCACCCTTCGCAAAATTCTCTAATGTTACCGGCGACCGTGAGATCATGGAATACCTGCTCTGGGAACACCCTGTCGCTGCGGCCCCTACCTTGGACAACCAGTTCTTCCGCGACGGCTTCCCTTATGAGGCGGCGTTCTCCTACGGCTCCCATTACCTGAACGATTCCCGCGACATCGCCCGCGAACTCGGCGCCAACGGCGACTGGATGTGGATGCATCCCCACTTGCGGGAGGCGTTCCCCGCCTATGCGAACCTGATCAGCCTGGACAAGTTCACCCCGAACTACGGGGACACCGGCGGCCTGACCAACAGGGGAATGACCTTGGACGCGCCTCTTCTGATGGACGCATTCAAGCGCTATCCCACTCCTGTGGTTGCCCGTTATCTCCTCCAGGCATGGGCGCTTGGCGGCATGCGTTCTTCAGTCACCATAGACGATCTTTTTGAAGAAAAGACAACGGTGGACCCGGAAGAGGTAAAGCGGGTCGCTGCACAGGCGCCTCCGCTCATGAGCACGCTCGCCCCGGTCCGCGGGTTCGCGGTCATGCGCACGGGAACCGGCGACAACCGCACCGAGCTCTTTCTCGATTTCGGTTACGCCCATACCGCGCACAGCCATGCCGACCGTCTGAACATCAACATTTTCGCCGCCGGGCGGGAGTTCATCCCCGAAATGGGCTACCCGGAGTACATGGATTCCATAGCTCCCTCTCCGGGGGGATGGACTACCCATACCGTCTCCCACGTCACGGTAGAAGTGAATGAGAAGCGGCAGCTCGAAGGGGTGTTCGGCGACCTTCACGCCTTTGTGGAAGCGGACGGCCTCCGGTATGTGGATGCCTCCTGCGAAGACGCGTATGTCCATTGCGGTGTGACTCTCTTCCGCCGCTCGCTTGTGCTCATCGATATCCCGGACGGCGCCTATACGGTGGATATTTTCCGTGTTCGCGGCGGCAATAAGCACGATTATCTCTTTCACAGCTTTCCGAGAGATGCTGCGCTGGACGGCCCCACTCTCTCCGCACCCAGAAAGGGCACCCTTGCAGGGGAAAATGTGGAGTTCGGATTCAAACCTGAGGGTATATTTCCTTACCAGGTGGACAATTCCGGCTACCAGTATCTCTTCGATGTGCAGACCTGCGACATGAGCAAGCCTTATACCGCGCGCTGGACTGCGGACGACAAGGTCGCCTTCTCTGCCCTGTTCATCCCGGACGGCACAGAGACTTTCATGCTCACCAAGGGCTATCCGCGCCCTTCGAGCAAATCGCTCCCGCCCATGCCGTTCCTCGTGCGGCGGAAACTCCCCTCCGTGCCGGACGCCATCTCAACATTCGCTTCCGTGTTGAGCGTGGAGCGCACCAAACCCTACATCCTCGAAGCGAAACGGGTTCAGTTCGCCTCTGCGAGCGACCCAACGGCTTACGGCATTCTCATCCGTCACACCTGGGGCGAGGACCTGGTTCTCTCCACCACTTCGACAACGGGACGCGCAGTTGCTGCGGACGGGAAATTTTCCCTCACCGGCCAGCTCGGAGTGGCCTCCTGGCGCAACGGCAAACTGGAGCGCCTGACCCTGGTTGGCGGGACAGATTTCAGTGTGGATGGCCAGAGCGTCCGGCTCGCTGCCCCGGAAGTCAAGGCGGTGGTGAAAGAGGTTCGCGACGACAGTCTCGTCCTCGACAGGGCGCTTCCCGCCTCTGCGGCGGGACAGGTGATATTCGCCGAGCGCAAGCCGGTTGAATCATCTTACTGGGTGAAAGCGGTGAAGGGCGCTGCGATTGAAGTGACTCCCGGAACATGGATAGGGCGCGGGCGCGCGGACCGGTACGACGAAAGCAAGGGAACCATCTTCGACAGCCGGGACATCTTCCCGCTGGGGGAGAAACGCAACCGCCTTGCCGACATCACCGGCATGAAATATCCAGAAGGCAACCGTAACTACTACGCCGGCGCCTGGCTCGTCGCCGAGGACGGCGCAGCCCGCTACCGTCTGAAAACAGGTGGATTTCCGGGATTTGTGCTCGACCCCGCGCAGAACCTTTCGGGGGTTGCCCGGGACTTTCCGAAGGGAAAGACCTTCCTCCTCTACGACCTCGGGCCGGGGGATGCAGTGAGAATTCTGAACACTAAACAGGTGGTATTTTAA